One Xenopus tropicalis strain Nigerian chromosome 8, UCB_Xtro_10.0, whole genome shotgun sequence genomic window carries:
- the sertad1 gene encoding SERTA domain-containing protein 1: MLAKGIKRKHSEVDEGMGSNPDPVLEGECPCSFPAIQSHCLMNISLVKLHRSLHHVEPDLRHLVLVANTLRRLQGNLQVEPCAPGTWKISEECRKECSPAAGPENKKPALENTEDPLLSSMDASLYSSISTILEDLNNFDGLSSPPLPQVEDDQLCAPKVNPVSVSTEDMMKLASSSFLSSSPYLLGDNLEDIFEDIDTSMYDSDPWASNNLLNFKTFSNVGDIEDKDGESTVLALSEWDYLMDVFGESQELLTTSAGSFRTQ, translated from the coding sequence ATGTTGGCGAAAGGGATTAAACGAAAACATTCGGAGGTGGATGAAGGGATGGGGAGCAACCCTGATCCTGTGTTAGAAGGGGAGTGTCCATGTTCATTCCCTGCCATCCAGTCTCACTGTTTAATGAACATCTCTCTGGTGAAACTTCACCGTAGTCTTCACCATGTAGAGCCTGATCTGAGGCATCTTGTGTTGGTGGCTAACACGCTACGACGTCTTCAGGGCAACTTGCAGGTGGAGCCATGTGCTCCAGGTACGTGGAAAATCTCTGAGGAGTGCAGAAAAGAGTGTTCTCCTGCAGCGGGACCTGAGAACAAGAAGCCAGCCCTTGAAAACACAGAAGATCCACTCCTTTCCAGCATGGATGCCTCCTTATATTCTTCCATTTCTACCATACTCGAGGACTTAAATAACTTTGATGGACTGAGCAGCCCACCTCTTCCACAGGTTGAAGATGACCAGCTATGTGCCCCTAAAGTCAACCCAGTTTCAGTGAGTACAGAGGATATGATGAAACTGGCATCGTCCAGCTTTTTAAGTTCTTCACCATACCTTTTGGGGGACAACCTAGAGGACATATTTGAAGACATTGATACCTCAATGTATGACAGTGATCCTTGGGCGAGTAATAATCTTTtaaactttaaaacattttcaaatgtAGGTGATATTGAAGATAAGGATGGTGAAAGCACTGTTCTAGCACTTAGTGAATGGGACTATCTAATGGATGTTTTTGGTGAGAGCCAAGAACTGCTAACAACCTCTGCAGGTTCTTTCAGGACTCAATGA